A single genomic interval of Stieleria maiorica harbors:
- a CDS encoding amidohydrolase family protein, which yields MKVSPRAAAFVFLALTSVTASAQQPWIIDPHTHFKGHEQIALESRTVKREPKNTLGQVVVPEDYRELADRLGIQSTLVVEAVDQDQHQFNDWLLDQAKSDLVCGYVARGDLSAADFTTHHQRYKKSGYLNGYRFRFDELAGYLNNETARKNLATLEKEGMVVDLLIASAHADDVVELAQAFPRLKIVINHCFRAQMVDGVVSDQWKQAVARCAEFENVYMKISSIVNFAGTKPFVEQAPSDLQTYLPVLEPCFAAFGEDRVIFATNWGVSTHFGSVDDVVRIVKEFLMTKGDAAVKKGMRDNAIRVYGINTQYLR from the coding sequence ATGAAAGTTTCACCGCGCGCCGCCGCGTTTGTTTTCCTGGCTTTGACGAGCGTCACCGCTTCGGCCCAGCAGCCTTGGATCATCGACCCGCACACGCACTTCAAGGGTCACGAGCAGATCGCGTTGGAGAGCCGGACGGTCAAGCGTGAGCCGAAGAATACGCTGGGCCAGGTCGTCGTCCCCGAAGACTATCGCGAACTCGCCGATCGGTTGGGCATTCAATCAACGTTGGTCGTTGAGGCCGTTGATCAGGACCAGCATCAATTCAATGACTGGTTACTCGACCAAGCCAAGTCGGACCTGGTTTGCGGTTACGTCGCACGGGGTGATTTGTCTGCCGCCGATTTCACCACGCATCATCAACGCTACAAGAAATCAGGCTATTTAAACGGCTACCGTTTTCGGTTCGACGAACTCGCCGGCTACCTCAACAATGAAACGGCTCGCAAGAATCTCGCAACACTCGAAAAGGAGGGCATGGTCGTCGACTTGCTGATCGCCTCCGCCCACGCGGACGACGTTGTCGAATTGGCCCAAGCTTTTCCGCGACTGAAGATCGTAATCAACCACTGCTTTCGCGCACAAATGGTCGATGGCGTCGTCAGCGACCAGTGGAAACAGGCCGTCGCCCGATGTGCCGAGTTTGAAAACGTTTACATGAAAATCTCCAGCATCGTCAACTTTGCCGGCACCAAACCCTTTGTCGAACAAGCCCCGTCGGACCTGCAGACGTACCTTCCGGTGCTGGAACCCTGTTTTGCGGCGTTTGGCGAAGACCGCGTGATCTTTGCGACCAATTGGGGCGTCAGCACCCACTTCGGCAGCGTCGATGACGTGGTGAGAATCGTCAAGGAGTTTTTAATGACCAAAGGCGACGCGGCGGTCAAGAAAGGCATGCGTGACAATGCGATCCGCGTTTATGGGATCAACACGCAATACTTGCGGTGA